A window of Hymenobacter aerilatus contains these coding sequences:
- a CDS encoding TonB-dependent receptor, with translation MLFRFVAVLLMAGLCLGVVHQSTAQNGCNLPLAGRITDHESRQGLAGATVIVQPGQQATQTDADGNFHFHVCPGAYQLEVRFIGYATERAEVRLSSATVRNFQLHPDAVTLRGATVRGERVEAPLPQASGSLTGQALQQTRGQALGEALQKLPGVAAIQTGPSVFKPMIHGLHSNRVAIMNNGVRQEGQQWGQEHGPEIDPFIASDLTVVKGAASVRYGTDAVGGVVLVQPKALRDSAGIGADVNLVGMSNNGLGAVSAAVDGNLRRLPALSWRLQGTLKQAGNTRTPDYRLDNTGFREHNFSAALGWRKDTYGVEAFYSQFNSRLGILSSAIVGNRADLEAAIARGRPAINPGFSYQINRPYQQLQHDLAKLTGFVKTGNGGRLTATVANQRDYRDEYDVIRASSDAGRRNLPQLSYQNYTTTADVVWEHPTLGNFRGSVGLSGTYQFNRYAGGTRQFIPFYTNRTAGAFVIERWQHERLLLEAGLRLDHRDLRTRRLTRGFEIDSSSYYGVERNRFQFWTPSASLGAVYDANVHLTLRADAALVQRAPAANERYSQGVHGGIYEEGYDISRPAGTPPLQPETSYNLGLTATLHDNPRLNGELTVYQNSIDGYIYQVIGAPITTIQGSFLPWRFQQTDAVFRGVDATLDYQLAANWLLNGKAAVIRARNRTLDDYLIYVPADRFELSVRRDWSGQKTARANQFFALVRGTAVRRQTRVPSAEYDPQPAPDGYGLLGAEVGATLRLGGTPVEVSLAGSNLLNERYRDYLNRFRYFADDMGRNVTLRLHIPLNFSPN, from the coding sequence ATGCTGTTTCGCTTTGTAGCGGTCTTGCTGATGGCAGGACTGTGCCTAGGCGTTGTGCACCAGAGCACGGCGCAAAACGGGTGCAACCTGCCATTGGCGGGCCGCATCACCGACCACGAGTCGCGCCAGGGGCTGGCCGGGGCCACCGTTATTGTGCAGCCCGGCCAGCAAGCCACACAAACCGACGCCGACGGCAATTTTCATTTTCATGTGTGCCCCGGCGCTTATCAGCTGGAGGTGCGCTTCATCGGCTACGCCACCGAGCGGGCCGAAGTGCGCCTCAGCAGCGCCACCGTGCGCAACTTCCAGCTGCACCCCGATGCCGTGACGTTGCGCGGCGCCACCGTGCGCGGCGAGCGGGTAGAGGCACCCCTCCCCCAGGCTAGCGGCTCGCTTACGGGGCAGGCCCTGCAACAAACGCGTGGCCAAGCCCTAGGCGAAGCCCTGCAGAAGCTGCCTGGCGTGGCGGCCATCCAGACCGGCCCCAGCGTTTTCAAGCCCATGATTCATGGACTCCACTCCAACCGTGTGGCCATTATGAACAACGGCGTGCGGCAGGAAGGCCAGCAGTGGGGCCAGGAGCACGGTCCGGAAATCGACCCGTTTATTGCTTCTGACCTGACGGTGGTGAAGGGCGCCGCCAGCGTCCGCTACGGCACCGATGCCGTGGGTGGCGTGGTGCTGGTGCAGCCCAAAGCCTTGCGCGATTCGGCCGGCATTGGAGCCGATGTAAACCTGGTAGGGATGTCGAACAACGGATTGGGCGCCGTTTCGGCGGCGGTAGATGGCAACCTGCGCCGCCTACCCGCCCTCAGCTGGCGCCTGCAAGGCACCCTAAAGCAGGCCGGCAACACCCGCACGCCCGACTACCGCCTCGACAATACGGGTTTTCGGGAGCACAACTTCTCGGCGGCCCTGGGTTGGCGCAAGGATACGTATGGCGTTGAAGCCTTTTACAGTCAGTTCAACTCCCGTTTAGGTATTCTGAGCAGCGCCATTGTGGGCAACCGGGCCGATCTGGAAGCTGCCATTGCCCGCGGCCGCCCCGCCATCAACCCTGGCTTCAGCTACCAGATCAACAGGCCCTACCAGCAACTCCAGCACGACCTGGCCAAGCTGACGGGCTTCGTGAAAACCGGCAACGGCGGGCGGCTGACGGCCACCGTGGCCAACCAGCGCGACTACCGCGACGAGTACGACGTTATTCGGGCGTCGAGCGACGCGGGGCGGCGCAACCTGCCCCAGCTCAGCTACCAGAACTACACTACCACCGCCGACGTAGTGTGGGAGCACCCTACCCTGGGCAACTTCCGCGGTAGTGTGGGGCTGAGCGGCACCTACCAGTTCAACCGCTATGCGGGCGGTACGCGGCAGTTTATACCCTTTTACACCAACCGCACGGCGGGCGCTTTCGTGATTGAGCGCTGGCAGCACGAGCGTCTGCTGCTGGAAGCCGGCCTGCGCCTCGACCACCGCGACCTGCGCACCCGCCGCCTCACCCGTGGCTTCGAAATCGACTCTAGCTCCTACTACGGCGTGGAGCGCAACCGCTTCCAGTTCTGGACTCCCTCGGCCTCGTTGGGAGCCGTGTACGATGCCAACGTGCACCTCACCCTGCGCGCCGACGCCGCCCTGGTGCAGCGGGCCCCGGCCGCCAACGAGCGGTACTCGCAGGGTGTGCACGGCGGCATCTATGAGGAAGGCTACGACATTTCGCGGCCGGCCGGCACGCCGCCCCTTCAGCCCGAAACCTCCTATAACCTGGGCCTGACGGCTACCCTGCACGACAACCCGCGCCTGAACGGGGAGCTGACCGTGTACCAGAATAGCATCGATGGCTACATCTACCAGGTGATAGGCGCGCCGATTACCACCATTCAGGGTTCGTTTCTGCCGTGGCGCTTTCAGCAGACTGATGCCGTGTTTCGGGGTGTAGACGCTACCCTCGATTACCAGCTGGCTGCCAACTGGTTGCTCAATGGCAAGGCGGCCGTGATTCGGGCGCGCAACCGCACCCTCGACGACTACCTCATCTACGTGCCGGCCGACCGGTTTGAGCTGTCGGTGCGGCGCGACTGGTCCGGGCAGAAGACTGCCCGCGCCAACCAGTTTTTTGCGCTGGTGCGAGGCACGGCCGTGCGCCGGCAAACGCGCGTGCCCAGCGCCGAGTACGACCCCCAGCCCGCCCCCGATGGCTACGGCCTGCTAGGCGCCGAGGTAGGCGCTACCCTGCGCCTGGGTGGCACCCCTGTAGAGGTGAGTTTGGCCGGCTCCAACCTGCTCAACGAGCGGTATCGCGACTACCTAAACCGCTTCCGCTACTTCGCCGACGACATGGGCCGCAACGTGACGCTGCGCCTGCATATCCCGTTGAATTTCAGCCCCAACTAA
- the kduD gene encoding 2-dehydro-3-deoxy-D-gluconate 5-dehydrogenase KduD, with amino-acid sequence MTTSFDLTGKLALVTGCNRGIGQAMAVGLAEAGADIIGVSSSLALSGSDTEQQVQALGRKFHAYQADFSKRPAVDAFIAQVQQDFPQIDILINNAGTIKRAPAAEHSDALWDEVLAINLDTPFRLARAIGGQMLEHGAGKIIFTASLLTFQGGITVPGYAASKGAIGSVVKALANEWAGRGVNVNAIAPGYIATDNTQALRNDPDRSASILSRIPANRWGTPDDFKGPTVFLASSAADYVHGTILTVDGGWMGR; translated from the coding sequence ATGACTACTTCTTTCGATTTGACGGGCAAGCTAGCCCTGGTGACGGGCTGCAACCGCGGCATTGGGCAGGCCATGGCCGTTGGGCTGGCCGAGGCCGGTGCCGACATCATCGGCGTGTCGTCGTCGCTGGCGCTGAGCGGCTCCGATACCGAGCAGCAGGTGCAGGCGCTGGGCCGGAAGTTTCACGCCTACCAAGCCGATTTCAGCAAGCGCCCGGCCGTGGATGCCTTCATTGCCCAGGTGCAGCAGGACTTTCCGCAGATTGATATTCTGATCAACAACGCCGGCACCATCAAGCGTGCCCCCGCCGCCGAGCACTCGGATGCGCTGTGGGACGAGGTGCTGGCCATCAACCTGGATACGCCCTTCCGACTGGCCCGCGCCATTGGCGGGCAAATGCTGGAGCACGGCGCCGGCAAAATCATCTTCACGGCCTCGCTGCTCACGTTTCAGGGCGGTATCACCGTGCCGGGCTACGCGGCCAGCAAGGGCGCCATTGGTTCCGTAGTGAAGGCACTGGCCAACGAATGGGCCGGCCGGGGCGTAAACGTGAATGCCATTGCACCCGGCTACATCGCCACCGACAACACCCAGGCCCTGCGCAACGACCCCGACCGCTCGGCCAGCATCCTGAGCCGCATCCCGGCTAACCGCTGGGGCACCCCCGACGACTTCAAAGGCCCTACCGTCTTCCTGGCATCGTCCGCCGCCGACTACGTCCACGGCACCATCCTCACCGTAGACGGCGGCTGGATGGGTAGGTAG
- a CDS encoding ABC transporter ATP-binding protein — protein sequence MLQAENLTRRYGTHLALDNLNLTISPGEIYCLLGSNGAGKSTTINIFLGFLPATSGRALIDGLEVAVNNHATRNLVAYIPEIVNLYPTLTGLENLAFFSGLSGFRYSRPELADFTCTAGLQPEALDQRVSGYSKGMRQKVGIAIALAKQAKVLFLDEPTSGLDPHASNEFAQVIRRLSEQGVCTLMATHDLLMAKELGHRIGIMHQGRLRQELRADQVDYAELTNLYLATVNQPA from the coding sequence ATGCTGCAAGCCGAAAATCTAACGAGACGCTACGGAACGCATCTAGCGCTCGACAACCTCAACCTGACCATTTCGCCTGGGGAGATATACTGCCTGCTGGGCTCCAACGGGGCCGGTAAATCTACCACCATCAATATCTTCTTGGGCTTTCTGCCAGCCACCAGCGGGCGGGCACTGATTGACGGGCTGGAGGTAGCCGTGAACAACCACGCCACGCGCAACCTGGTTGCCTACATTCCCGAAATCGTGAACCTCTACCCTACCCTCACGGGTCTGGAAAACCTGGCCTTTTTCAGTGGGCTCTCTGGCTTTCGTTACTCGCGCCCCGAGCTGGCGGATTTCACTTGCACGGCCGGCCTGCAACCCGAGGCCCTCGACCAGCGGGTGAGCGGCTACAGCAAGGGCATGCGCCAGAAGGTAGGCATTGCCATTGCGCTGGCTAAGCAGGCCAAGGTGCTGTTTCTGGATGAGCCTACCTCGGGCCTCGACCCGCACGCCAGCAACGAGTTTGCCCAGGTGATTCGGCGACTGAGTGAGCAGGGTGTATGCACACTCATGGCCACGCACGACCTACTGATGGCCAAGGAGTTGGGCCACCGCATTGGTATTATGCACCAGGGCCGCCTACGCCAGGAGCTGCGCGCCGACCAAGTAGACTACGCCGAGCTGACCAACCTCTACCTCGCCACCGTTAACCAACCGGCCTAA
- the map gene encoding type I methionyl aminopeptidase, whose amino-acid sequence MSITSQADVVGLQRISEAVGTTLKQMRAYAQPGMTTKDLDEYGGQLLAALGAKSAPRLAYGFPGWTCISVNNEVAHGIPSVRKVLQEGDLVNIDVSAELDGYWADNGGSFVLGTDLHQHQPLVDASRQILRTALSRIRGGVRIADIGGLIEGEARKAGFRVIKNLVGHGIGRSLHEEPSEIPCFYDRRNNKRFKKNSVVAVETFISTRASIAHQTNDGWTLVTKDGSFVAQHEHTIIITDDKPIILTEANSIWE is encoded by the coding sequence ATGTCTATCACCTCCCAGGCCGATGTAGTTGGCCTTCAACGCATCAGCGAAGCCGTTGGTACTACCCTAAAGCAGATGCGTGCTTACGCCCAACCCGGCATGACCACCAAAGACCTGGACGAGTACGGCGGACAGCTGCTGGCGGCGCTGGGCGCTAAGTCGGCCCCGCGGCTGGCGTATGGGTTTCCAGGCTGGACGTGCATCAGCGTGAACAATGAGGTGGCGCACGGCATTCCGTCGGTGCGCAAAGTGCTGCAGGAAGGTGACCTGGTGAACATCGACGTATCGGCGGAGCTAGACGGCTACTGGGCCGACAACGGCGGCTCGTTTGTGCTTGGCACTGATCTGCACCAGCACCAGCCGCTAGTAGATGCTTCTCGGCAGATTCTGCGCACGGCCCTCAGCCGTATCCGCGGCGGGGTACGTATTGCCGATATCGGCGGGCTGATAGAAGGCGAAGCGCGCAAGGCGGGCTTCCGGGTGATTAAGAACCTGGTAGGGCACGGCATTGGGCGCAGCTTGCACGAGGAGCCTTCCGAAATACCTTGCTTCTACGACCGACGCAACAACAAGCGCTTCAAGAAAAACTCGGTGGTGGCCGTAGAAACGTTTATTTCCACCCGCGCCTCCATCGCGCACCAAACCAACGACGGCTGGACGCTGGTAACCAAAGACGGCAGCTTCGTGGCCCAGCACGAGCATACCATCATCATCACAGACGACAAGCCAATCATTCTGACTGAGGCAAACAGCATCTGGGAATAA
- a CDS encoding DUF4861 family protein, with the protein MKPLTLALPLAALLFVGAAPAPRPAATITVRNALNLARRAETISLPLSKLPAAARQLAPADLRVRDAASKALLISQLIDNDADGKPDELLFQTDMGAKASKTFTLEPATAGPVPTTPNVTFARFVPERTDDFAWENDRVAFRTYGPNAQELAEKKDPNGTLTSGMDCWLKRVPYPIIDKWYGRHVNEKPFAYHTDIGEGYDPYHVGGSRGVGGTGILMDGKLFVSKNFTKYKVLATGPIRTVFELTYAPYPAGSLSVTETKRISLDLGSNMTRFEEHISADKPLPNCTIGLTLHEQKGEVKADPKAGWCRYWEKIDDSYLGTGVVVAPRYLTDYQEHRSDQKDQSQLYMVTKPQQDKVVFYAGFGWQKSGQFASAAAWDAYLAEFAQRINSPLAVSWK; encoded by the coding sequence ATGAAACCGCTTACCCTTGCCCTACCCCTGGCAGCGCTGCTATTTGTGGGGGCGGCCCCTGCACCTCGCCCGGCCGCTACCATCACGGTACGCAACGCTCTGAACCTGGCCCGCCGCGCCGAAACCATCAGCCTGCCGCTAAGCAAGCTACCGGCCGCTGCCCGCCAACTGGCTCCCGCCGACCTGCGCGTGCGCGATGCGGCCAGCAAGGCGCTGCTTATCAGCCAACTGATAGACAACGACGCCGACGGCAAACCCGACGAGTTGCTGTTTCAGACGGACATGGGAGCCAAGGCAAGCAAGACGTTTACACTGGAGCCGGCCACGGCGGGGCCGGTTCCAACGACGCCCAACGTCACCTTTGCGCGCTTCGTGCCGGAGCGCACCGACGACTTTGCCTGGGAAAACGACCGGGTGGCGTTCCGCACCTATGGCCCCAACGCCCAGGAGCTGGCCGAGAAAAAGGACCCCAACGGCACGCTCACAAGTGGCATGGACTGTTGGCTGAAGCGCGTGCCCTACCCCATCATCGACAAGTGGTATGGCCGCCATGTGAACGAGAAGCCCTTTGCCTACCACACCGATATAGGTGAGGGCTACGACCCTTACCACGTGGGCGGCAGCCGGGGCGTGGGCGGCACCGGCATCCTGATGGATGGAAAGTTGTTCGTGTCCAAGAACTTCACCAAGTACAAGGTGCTGGCTACTGGTCCCATCCGCACGGTGTTTGAGCTGACGTATGCACCCTACCCGGCCGGCAGCTTATCGGTGACGGAAACCAAGCGCATTTCCCTGGACCTGGGCAGCAACATGACGCGCTTCGAGGAGCACATTTCGGCCGATAAGCCCCTACCCAATTGCACCATCGGCCTCACGCTGCACGAGCAAAAAGGCGAGGTAAAAGCCGACCCCAAAGCCGGCTGGTGCCGCTACTGGGAGAAGATAGACGACTCCTATCTGGGCACCGGCGTGGTGGTAGCCCCGCGCTACCTCACCGACTACCAGGAGCACCGCTCCGACCAGAAAGACCAAAGCCAACTCTACATGGTCACGAAGCCACAGCAAGACAAGGTGGTGTTTTACGCTGGTTTCGGGTGGCAGAAAAGCGGGCAATTCGCCTCAGCCGCCGCTTGGGATGCGTATCTGGCGGAGTTTGCCCAGCGTATCAACTCACCGCTGGCCGTGAGCTGGAAGTAA
- a CDS encoding glycoside hydrolase family 88/105 protein, whose protein sequence is MPCSFQFRRLLMGGLLLVLGLRQTSYAQSTAAADKALFKPKFIKQQMLKATRWQLAHLRHELTDWTNGAFYSGVFAAYQTTKAKWVLDSLMAMGNRTQWRPAKRYDHADDIAICQTYLNLYRLKKDRQMIAPTLATLEKLYTTPGPEVQQHGITWWWCDALFMGPPVLVKAALIDNQPRYLAFNDTLYKQTYRRLYNQQQHLFTRDASYLWNAAGEGKKESNGQPIFWSRGNGWVMGGLVQTLQELPQDHPTRPFYQNLFKEMSARLLALQQPDGLWRASLLDPGAYPGGEASGSGFDCYALAWGINQGLLDRATYLPHVQKAWAALNRCVSAEGRVGWVQPIGADPRRDFSAESWDVYGTGAFLLAGSEVIKLK, encoded by the coding sequence ATGCCTTGTTCTTTCCAGTTTCGTCGTTTGCTCATGGGCGGCTTGCTTCTCGTCTTGGGCCTACGGCAAACCAGCTACGCACAGTCGACAGCGGCGGCTGATAAGGCGCTGTTCAAGCCCAAGTTCATCAAGCAGCAGATGCTGAAAGCCACCCGCTGGCAGCTGGCCCACCTCAGGCACGAACTCACCGACTGGACCAACGGCGCCTTCTACTCCGGCGTGTTTGCGGCCTACCAGACCACTAAGGCTAAGTGGGTGCTGGACTCGCTAATGGCTATGGGCAACCGCACGCAGTGGCGTCCCGCCAAGCGCTACGACCACGCCGACGACATTGCCATCTGCCAGACCTACCTAAACCTGTACCGTCTCAAGAAGGACCGGCAGATGATAGCGCCTACCCTGGCGACTTTGGAGAAGCTCTACACCACGCCCGGCCCCGAGGTGCAGCAGCATGGCATTACGTGGTGGTGGTGCGATGCCCTGTTCATGGGTCCGCCCGTGTTGGTGAAGGCCGCCCTCATCGACAACCAACCCCGCTACCTTGCCTTCAACGACACCTTATATAAGCAGACCTACCGCCGGCTCTACAACCAGCAGCAGCACCTGTTCACCCGCGACGCTTCCTACCTATGGAACGCGGCCGGCGAGGGTAAGAAGGAAAGCAACGGCCAGCCTATTTTCTGGAGCCGCGGCAATGGCTGGGTGATGGGCGGCCTGGTGCAGACCTTGCAAGAGCTACCCCAGGACCACCCCACGCGGCCATTCTACCAAAACCTGTTCAAGGAAATGAGCGCCCGCCTCCTTGCGCTGCAACAGCCCGACGGCCTGTGGCGCGCCAGCCTGCTCGACCCCGGCGCCTACCCCGGCGGCGAGGCCTCGGGCTCGGGCTTCGACTGCTACGCGTTGGCCTGGGGCATCAACCAGGGTCTGCTGGACCGCGCCACCTACCTGCCCCACGTGCAAAAGGCGTGGGCGGCGCTGAACCGGTGCGTGTCGGCGGAGGGGCGCGTGGGCTGGGTGCAGCCCATCGGCGCCGACCCGCGCCGCGACTTTTCGGCCGAGAGCTGGGATGTGTACGGCACCGGAGCGTTTCTGCTGGCTGGTTCCGAAGTTATCAAGCTGAAGTAA
- the kduI gene encoding 5-dehydro-4-deoxy-D-glucuronate isomerase, protein MIQRYAIGPRETAMMNTAELRENFLLENLFVAGDIQLVYTHYDRMVVGGVVPTGDAIPLPCPDNLKADFFLQRRELGILNIGQPGTVTVDGTTYELGRQDCLYVGKDAKEVVFASADPSQPARYYLLSTPAHATYPTTRLTQAEATPVTLGTMEAANQRTIYKYIYNEGIPSCQLVMGLTQLHPGSVWNTMPAHTHDRRMEAYLYFDLQEGQRVLHLMGQPQETRHLWVAEGQAILSPPWSIHSGCGTAGYTFIWGMGGENQEYTDMDPAPIDQLR, encoded by the coding sequence ATGATTCAACGATATGCTATCGGGCCGCGCGAGACGGCGATGATGAACACGGCCGAGCTGCGCGAGAACTTCCTGCTAGAAAACCTGTTCGTAGCCGGCGATATTCAGCTGGTATACACCCACTACGACCGCATGGTGGTAGGCGGCGTGGTGCCCACCGGCGATGCCATTCCTCTACCCTGCCCCGACAACCTAAAGGCCGACTTCTTCCTGCAACGCCGCGAACTGGGCATTCTCAACATCGGCCAGCCCGGCACCGTGACCGTAGATGGCACTACCTACGAACTGGGTCGTCAGGACTGCCTGTATGTGGGCAAGGATGCCAAAGAAGTGGTCTTTGCCAGCGCTGACCCGTCGCAGCCGGCCCGGTACTACCTGCTCTCTACCCCGGCCCACGCTACCTACCCTACCACGCGCCTCACGCAGGCCGAGGCCACACCCGTGACGCTGGGCACCATGGAAGCCGCCAACCAGCGCACCATCTATAAGTACATCTACAACGAAGGCATACCCAGCTGCCAGCTGGTGATGGGCCTCACGCAGCTGCACCCCGGCTCGGTGTGGAATACCATGCCCGCCCACACCCACGACCGGCGCATGGAGGCCTACCTCTACTTCGACTTGCAGGAAGGCCAGCGGGTATTGCACCTGATGGGCCAGCCCCAGGAAACCCGCCACCTGTGGGTAGCCGAGGGCCAAGCCATTCTGTCACCGCCATGGTCGATTCACTCGGGTTGCGGCACGGCTGGCTACACGTTCATCTGGGGTATGGGTGGTGAAAACCAGGAGTATACCGATATGGACCCTGCTCCCATCGACCAACTGCGCTAG
- a CDS encoding DUF2264 domain-containing protein, whose translation MERRTFVAQSAAALSALALPGASLASNALPLPAPAKTTDRDYWLSTLLKVVDPVLTNAAQGQLKARMPVEAAPGQEAGRRNVTYLEALGRTLTGLSPWLELKEVPANELARQQRYQELARQAIAHGVNPQSPDFLNFTQGGQPVVDAAFLAHAMLRAPTQLWEKLPDTTKTQLVAALQSSRVIKPYYSNWLLFSAIIEAALLKFTGAGDLMRMDYAIKEHMTWYKGDGTYGDGPDYHWDYYNSYVIQPMLLDVVSTLVAAGKERKELLELLRTRARRYAQVQERLICPDGSFAAFGRSLAYRCGAFQHLAQVSLQQLLPEELPAAQVRSALTAVIRRTMEPKGTFDSKGWLQIGLCGHQPGIGEVYISTGSLYLCTSAFLPLGLPSTDPFWSAPAQDWTSKKIWSGQDVKLDHAL comes from the coding sequence ATGGAAAGACGCACCTTCGTTGCGCAATCGGCAGCGGCCTTATCGGCGCTGGCCCTGCCTGGCGCTAGCCTGGCGAGCAACGCCCTACCCCTACCCGCCCCGGCTAAAACCACCGACCGCGACTACTGGCTCAGCACTTTGCTGAAGGTGGTAGACCCCGTGCTGACCAACGCCGCCCAAGGGCAGCTGAAAGCCAGGATGCCCGTAGAAGCTGCACCGGGCCAGGAGGCGGGCCGCCGCAACGTCACCTACCTCGAGGCCCTCGGCCGCACGCTCACGGGCCTTTCCCCCTGGTTGGAGCTGAAAGAAGTGCCCGCCAACGAGCTGGCCCGCCAGCAGCGCTACCAGGAGCTGGCCCGCCAGGCCATTGCCCACGGCGTCAACCCACAGTCGCCGGACTTCCTGAACTTCACTCAGGGTGGGCAACCGGTGGTAGATGCCGCGTTTCTGGCGCATGCCATGCTCCGGGCCCCTACCCAGCTCTGGGAAAAGCTACCCGACACCACCAAAACGCAGCTAGTAGCGGCCCTGCAAAGCAGCCGCGTCATCAAGCCCTACTACAGCAACTGGCTGTTGTTCAGCGCTATCATTGAGGCGGCCTTGCTGAAGTTTACCGGCGCGGGCGACCTGATGCGCATGGACTACGCCATCAAAGAGCACATGACCTGGTACAAAGGCGACGGCACCTACGGCGACGGCCCCGACTATCACTGGGACTATTACAATAGCTACGTGATTCAGCCCATGCTGCTGGATGTGGTGAGCACCTTGGTTGCGGCTGGCAAGGAGCGCAAGGAGTTGCTGGAGCTGCTGCGCACCCGCGCCCGACGCTACGCCCAGGTGCAGGAGCGCCTGATCTGCCCCGACGGGTCGTTTGCCGCGTTCGGCCGTTCTCTGGCCTACCGCTGCGGCGCGTTTCAGCACCTGGCGCAGGTGTCGTTGCAGCAGTTATTGCCCGAGGAGCTGCCGGCTGCACAGGTGCGGAGCGCCCTCACGGCTGTTATCCGGCGCACGATGGAGCCTAAGGGCACGTTTGATAGCAAGGGCTGGCTGCAAATCGGGCTGTGCGGGCATCAGCCCGGCATTGGCGAAGTCTACATCTCTACGGGCAGCCTCTACCTGTGCACCTCGGCCTTCCTACCCTTGGGCCTACCCAGCACCGACCCTTTTTGGTCGGCCCCTGCCCAGGACTGGACATCTAAGAAAATCTGGTCGGGACAAGACGTTAAGCTCGATCATGCGCTGTAA